The Pseudomonas sp. SCA2728.1_7 DNA segment GCGTCCTTGGCCGCTTCCATCACACGCATCTGTAGCGGCGGCACCAAGGCAAAACTGGCGATACCCCAGATCAGGATGGCCACGGCGGCCGGTAGCGGCCAGCGCATCAGTACGGTGAACGCCAGCAGAACCAGAATCAGCACGCTCAGCGAGACGATCAAGGTGCGATCTATCGAGCGGTCAGCGGCCTTGCCGCCCCACATGTTGCCCAGCGTCAACCCGACACCGTAAAGCATCAGCATGGCGGTGATGAAGGCGGTGGATGCATGGGTCTCGCTGCTGAGGATCGGCGCGATGTAGGTGAAAACGGTGAACATGGCACTCGAGCCGACCACGGTCAGGGCCAGCGCGGCCAGCACCGGGCCGCGCCCCAAGACGCGGATTTCCGCCATGACACCGACGCTTTGCGGCGCCCGCACGTTAGGCAGGGCGAACCACAACGCAGCCATGGTCAGCACGCCCAGGCCGGTAATGCCCCAGAAAGCCGTGCGCCAACCGAACAGTTCGCCAAACCAGGCGGCCAGCGGCACACCGCCAATGGTCGCCAAGGTCAGGCCCATGAACATCGCCGCAACCGCACCGGCACGTTTCTCCGGGGCGACCAGGGTGGCGGCGACGACGGAGCCAACGCCAAAGAAGGCACCGTGGTTCAGTGAGGTCACGACCCTGGCAACCATGAGGCTGTAGTAATCGGTGGCCAACGCTGACATCAGATTACCGAGGGTGAAAATCGCCATGAGCCCGATCAGCAGATAGCGCCGGGGAATCTTGCCGGTGGTCAGGGTCATCAGTGGTGCGCCGAGCAATACGCCCAGCGCATAAGCACTGACCAGCAAACCGGCAGCGGGAATGGAAACACCCAGATCCGCAGCGATACCCGGCAACATGCCCATGGGGGCGAATTCTGTGACGCCGATGCCGAAGGCACCGATGGCGAGTGCAACAAGTGGTGGATTGATACGCATGGAAAGCTCCTTATCTGTGCCGCCAATGCTACGATCCCGTCTTTTCAGGCGGTAGATAGCATTTTTTGCAATCACCTTTGCGTAGGAGGCACAAGTGGATTTCAACGGCAGGTCAGGTGAAATGAGCGTGTTCACCACCGTGGCCCAGGAAGGCAGCCTGTCGGCCGCCGCGCGTGCGCTGGGCCTGACACCTTCGGCAGTCAGCAGGATCATTGCGCGCACCGAGCAACGGCTTGGCACTCGCCTGCTGCTGCGCACCACCCGGGCGATCACCTTCACGGCCGAGGGCGAAGCGTTCTTGCGCGGCGCCCGGCGTATCCTCGCCGACATGGACGAGGTCGAAGAAGCCATCGCCGACCAAGGCGTGCCCAGAGGGCGATTGCGCGTCAGCGCCGCCCTTGGCCATGGACGCCTGGCCATTGTTCCCTTGGTCGCGGCCTTCAGCGCCCGTTACCCGAACATCGTCGTAGACCTCAACCTCGGCGACGAAGTGGTCGATATTCTCGGCGGGCAAGCCGACGTCGCGGTGCGCTTCGGCCTTCTGCCCGACAGCCCGCTGACCGCACGCAGGATCGGCACCACCGGCCAGGTCGTGGTGGCATCGCCCGAGTATCTGCAGCGCCACGGCGTCCCGCAGGAACCGGAAGACCTGCTCCAGCACAACTGCCTGCGCTTCAACTTCCGCCGTGCCGAACCCAACTGGCCATTCATCCGCGATGGCAAATCGTTTGCCCTGAAGGTCAGCGGCAACATCGAATGCAGCAGTGGTGAAGCGCTGGCACAATTCGCGCGAATGGGTGCCGGCATTGCCCGTATCGGGGAGTTCAGCGTGAGCAAGGATCTGCAGCGCGGCGACCTGATTGCGCTGCTGGAAACCTGCAACCCCGGGGACCAGGAACCGATTCATGCGGTGTTCGTCGGTGGCGCGGCGATGCCGGCGCGGGTGCGGTTGTTCGTGGACTTCTTGCTGGAGCATCACCGGATGTCAGCGCAGGTATAAGCTGATATTTGCGCAGTTGCATTGCCGATAATTCGGCGCGTGCGAATGACATCCCATACACAAGGTGCGGAACAAGGAAGTACCCATTGAGTACATTTCGAAAGTATCTTTGTCTGGACTTGTTACTTTGGATCTACCTCGGCTGCTGGAATACGACGCTACCGCTGATTATCGTGCAGCGAGGAAGTCTGCTGGAGCTGGCGGCATACGAAACAGCGCTCGCGCTCGCGGCGATCATTTCAATGTTGTGCCTGGCGCCGCGTGTTGAGTCAATGCGCCGCAGTACAGCGCTTAAGGTCGGCTGTTTTGCGATCTTGATCGCAAGTGTTTTGCGATACTTTTTTGCCGCAAGCTGGTATTCGCTTGATGCGCTGATATTGGTCGATGTGATCGCTGCATCAGCATTTGGAATGATTCAGCCTCTTTTGGGCATCTATCCTGCGGAAACCGTTGATAAACATCGTGCGGAGGCTGCATTTCGCGTCCGGCGCATCGTTGTTACGGTCGGCCGGGTTGCGGGGCCTTTGTTGGCGGGTATTGTGATTACGGTTTATTCACTGGAAATCTCGCTGCTATTTGTGTCGATCTTGGGATTGGTCATTGTGGTTTTAGGCATGGCGTTACCGGTCAGCGCAGCTCCTGCCCTGCAACCCCGAAAATCATCAACTGATCTTGTTAATGACATGCTGTTGGGGCTTAAACTCAAATGCGTTTTACCGCCAGAACAGTTTTTGACCTTTTCCGGATTACTACTGAGTCTGGCCGTCACCGCGACCGTACCGATGCTGGTTCCAGCGCTCATACACGCGCGCGGCCTAGCCGAAGGTAGCGTTGGCTTGTTCAATGCGGTATTTGCGGGTGGAGCCGTTGCAGGGTTGTTCTTTTTAAGCCCGCTGATTAGCAAAAAGGAAAATCAGCGCAACAAGTATCTTGGATGCTGGACACTGTTAACGTTTGCACTCTGTGCAGCGACACAAGCCGACGAAATCTGGCTGTTGGGTACTTGCCTGTTTTTTGCCGGAGCGGCGAGTGCTTGCATTACGATGGTCGGAATGGACAAGAGGCTCATGTCGATCCCCTCCGGTGTTCGCGTACGACTGATGGCATCCACATTAGTGATCAGTCAGCTAGGTAGCTCGATTTCATTCATGATGACGGGCGCCATCATGTCCAGATCCGGCGCAACCAGTTTGATGTGGCTTTATCTCGGGGTATTTCTGATTATCGTCATGTATTCCATGCGATCAAAAAAGATATGGCAATTCCTGGACGATGACGCCGAGTCAGAGCTGTATTACGCGAAAAACCATCCGAAACTGGCGGCGATCATGAGTCCATGAAATGTCTCCTGAGAATGTGCCCGACATGCCGGGACGACGCGATCATCCATGTTTAGCTGCCAACATTGACCTGAACCGAGCAATCCCCTGCGAACGAAACTGCCCCGTAGCAGGAGCAAAAAACCTGACGCCGATCCCGTAAAACGGGGACGCTGTACCCGCAATGAAAGCATATTCCCAGTCCGCAAAACCGGGTGTCAGTATCAAACCTACGCGTGCCATCAGTCAGATCCGCCATGAATGCCCGCAACCTATGACGACAACAAACAGACACCAAAGGCTTCGGGTCCAAAGCAGTCAAAAACAGACATCTGAATAACCGTGCTTGTATATTCCCGAAAGGCAGATCTTCACGCCCCCTGCGCGGATTCGGAGAGGTACATTCATGGATCAGAAAAATGGCCAACGTGCCAATGCCGACTGGGTCATCCGCAGTGTTCAACCTGGAGGTATCGAACGTATCGAAGCGTGGTTCGGCAGCCACGGCTACGATCCTCATCGACACGACACCTACTCGATCGGCCGTACGTTGGCGGGCGTCCAGAGCTTTCACTACGCAGGCTCGTTGCGCCACGGTATCCCCGGCAACACGCTGGTGCTTCACCCCGACGAACTCCACGATGGCATGGCCGGTACGGACGCAGGCTTTCGTTATCGAATGGCCTACGTTGATCCGGCATTAATCCAGACCGTTTTGGGCGGAGAACCTTTGCCTTTTATCGCAGGGGGACTTTCGAGCGATCCGCGTCTGTTCCATGCCAGTGAAGCATTCGTGCAAGCAGTGGATCATTCTCTGGAAACACTGGAGGAACAGGACGCGCTGTATGACTTGGCGATGGCGTTGCGTGCGGTCGGCGGCAAACCGCGCGGGCGCAAGCGTGTGGATTACCGCGCAGCCGAGCGCGTCAGAGCATTCATCCTCGAACATCTGCACACATGCATTTCGCTGGAGATGCTGGAACATGCCAGTGGGCGCGAGCGCTGGAGCCTGTCACGCGACTTCAGAACACTTTACGGCACGAGCCCTTACCGATTTGTCACCCTGCGCCGTCTGGATCGGTTCCGCGCATTGGTGCTTCAAGGCTTCACCCTGGTGGATGCGGCCCTCGTCGCGGGTTTCCACGATCAAAGTCATATGACGCGACACTTCACCCGCTGCTACGGAGTTCCACCCATGCGCTGGCTGGAACGATTGCGCGCCGCACGCTGACTTGCAGGATCGTACAAGAGCGCCCTGCTCCATGCTCTTAGGATGGCGACTTCGAACACCGAGGATCCGTCATGTCAAAGCTCCGTCATCAACAATCATCAGTTCCTGTAAACCTGGCACATAAAGCTTCGCTCATCGAACAGCAATGGAGCCCCAGGGTTGTTGCAGAAATGAATGACTACCAGTTCAAGGTTGTGCGAATCGAAGGCGAATTCATCTGGCACTCACATCCTGAGACCGACGAAGCATTTCTTGTCCTGGAAGGCACCTTGCGCATCGACCTGCCGGATGGCTGCGTCTATGTGAATCCCGACGAACTGTATGTAGTACCCCGCGGCGTAGAACATCGGACGGCTGCAGAAGGTGAAGCAAAACTGCTGATGATCGAGCCTCGAGGCATTTTGAACACCGGGCATGAGGATGACGAAAGAACGGCTTTGAACGACGTCTGGATATAATCCAGCGTTATCCATTATCAAAGCCGATGAATTCACGATTTTGCGGGAGATGTGACAGTGCTATCCGATCCAGAGGCGCGCGTAGCACTCAAAGAACTGATTGAAAAATACCTCAAGGGAAGAGATCCCGATTACGACCGTCTGATCGAAATTGTTCAGGATCCTTCGCGGCAAGTTCCGATCAGGGGTGTGCTTGAGGACATTAGACGGTACAACAAGGTCCAGTACACGCAGCAGGACCTAGAACTGATCGACAACCTTTTGTACATGTATGGCTGAGACAGAACGTGCTGGTCGCGGGCAAATGGTTGAAATAGGGTTGCACAGTGAGATGGGCATCCACCTGTGCGGCAACAGGTCGGAAATATCACTCGCCCGGCGCGTCGGCAGACGCGTCAGACCTTCTTTCAGACATCGGCCTGAGTCATGCATCATGACTTCGGTGAACGCTTACGCATCGGGCAAGTGAAATTGAAGAGCTGCTGCCGCATAAATGGCAACTCGATTAGCTACGCGAGGCGGGATGCCCGTACAAATACTTTCGGGAGTGATTAATGAGCAATGACCCCTGTGCTTTAGCTGCGCGCATGATTCGCAACTTCAATGATGTGCCGCTGCAATACGAGCGCCGCGACCCTCTTTACGAGAGCCATGGCGCGCGCCTCGGCACTGACACCGTCGCGCAGAAACTCGGTGCGTCGATGGACATCGTCGCGCCAGGCAAGCGTTCTTGCCCCTACCATTTTCATTATGCTCAGGAAGAGATGTTTGTCATCCTGGAAGGGTTCGGCACCCTGCGCGTGGCGGGTGAAATGTTGCCGATCCGAAGCGGCGACGTCATCTTCATTCCGGCCGGCCCCGAGTATCCGCATCAAATCATCAACACCTCGGATGCGCCGCTGAAGTACCTGTCCATTAGCACCCGAGAAACCCCCGAAATCTGCCAATACCCGGACTCCGGCAAATATCAGGCGATGGTCACAATCAATGGAGCTCGCGCGTTCACCGCTGTGCAGCGGCCCGGGACTACGCTTGATTATTGGGACGACGAACCATGAGGGGGCATCCACATTAGTGATCAGTCAGCCAGGAAGCTCGGTTTCATTCATGATGACGGGCGCCATCATGTCCAGATCCGGCGCAACCAGTTCGATGTGGCTTTATCTCGGAATGCGCTTGAGACATTACTGATTTGAGCAACAAACTTCGCATTGTTCACCCCCTCCACCTCTCAACATCGGCGTGATTCAAGCCAGAGATTCCAACTTGTCGTCACAGACGGCAGAGCGCCTGAGCTCCAGGATCGTGCGTTCATGCACTGCGCCCCACTCTCGCATCGCACTCACCAATGGCGCGAGTGAATGACCTAACGCTGTAAGCGAATACTCCACTTTGGGTGGCACCTCGCGATAGATTTCGCGATGAATCACCCCGTCCGTCTCCAGTTCTCTGAGCTGGAGTGTCAGCATCCTCTGCGTGATATCTGGAATCAGCCGACGTAGCTCGTTAAAGCGCTTCGTGCCTGACATCAGGTGAAAAAGTATGAGCGATTTCCATTTTCCACCGATGACATCGACAGTGAATGCGACGGGACAAGCGAAAGCCTCGATTTCATCCTGGGGGTTACATTTTTTCACTGTTATCACCATGGTATAAAAAGTGTGCCTACCGCACAAAATTGTGCGTACTTACGTCGATGTGCTGCAAAAGTTAGCATGGATTCCATATTCACCACTATGGAATCGGACAGATGAGTTTGTTGTTATCACCCTATGAAATTAAGGGCCTCACCCTGAAAAACCGGGTCGTCATGTCCCCTATGTGCATGCATATGGCGGCGGATGATGGTTTCGTCACTGACTGGCACCGCGTTCATTACGGCGCTCGTGCTCTGGGTCAGGCGGCGCTGATTTTTCCCGAAACGCTGGCCATTCAGGCTGACGGTCGTATTGGCGCCGGTGACCTTGGCATCTGGAGCGATGAGCACGTTGTCGGCTTGAAGGCGCTGACGGAATTGCTTCACGGCTTTGGTGCAAAAGCCGGCGCTCAGATCGGCCATGCGGGGCGCAATGCTGACCTGCCCGGTCTGATTCACATCGCGCCATCGGCGATTCCATTTACGCAAACCAGCCCTGTTCCTCGCGAACTCGCGGCTGATGAGATTCCGGCTCTGGTAAAGCTGTACGGCGATGCCGCACGTCGAGCCAGCGAAGCTGGCTTCGATGTGCTTGAGATCCATGCCGCGCACGGCTACTTGTTAAGTGAGTTTCTCTCGCCGTTGGCTAATACCCGCGACGACGAATATGGCGGAGATGCCGAGCGTCGTTATCGCTTCCTGCGCGAGGTGCTGGAAGAGGTCAAAACGCATTGGGGGGATCGCCCTCTGTTCGTGCGCATCTCCAGTTCTGATTACGCCGAAGGCGGAAACACGCCCGAGTCGTTCCTCGAATATGGTCGCTGGATGAAAGCGCAGGGCGTTGACTTGATCGACTGCAGCTCCGGCGGGATCAAGATGGTCAAGGTCGAGACCTACCCGGGTTACCAGGTGCCGGCCGCTGAATTACTGCGTAAGGAGTTGCATATAGCAACAGGCGCTGTGGGTGTGATTCAGAGTGGACGTCAGGCTGAAGAAATCCTGCAGAACGGCCGAGCTGATCTGGTGTTTGTCGGGCGGCAAATGCTCCGAGATCCATTCTGGGTTCGCAGCGCTGCAGATGATCTTGAAGAAATCATTGAGATTCCTACCGCCTACACACGTTATGGATCTGTCTGGCTTGATGCCAAAGCCTGATGCCTTTGTTGCACTAATCCTATGAAGCAGGAGCAAGCACATGAGCAAGCCGACTTACGTTGAAGAATACCAAGCCATCACCGAGGTGCTTAACCAGTACATTGAGGGCTGCAAGC contains these protein-coding regions:
- a CDS encoding LysR family transcriptional regulator, with product MDFNGRSGEMSVFTTVAQEGSLSAAARALGLTPSAVSRIIARTEQRLGTRLLLRTTRAITFTAEGEAFLRGARRILADMDEVEEAIADQGVPRGRLRVSAALGHGRLAIVPLVAAFSARYPNIVVDLNLGDEVVDILGGQADVAVRFGLLPDSPLTARRIGTTGQVVVASPEYLQRHGVPQEPEDLLQHNCLRFNFRRAEPNWPFIRDGKSFALKVSGNIECSSGEALAQFARMGAGIARIGEFSVSKDLQRGDLIALLETCNPGDQEPIHAVFVGGAAMPARVRLFVDFLLEHHRMSAQV
- a CDS encoding MFS transporter, which codes for MSTFRKYLCLDLLLWIYLGCWNTTLPLIIVQRGSLLELAAYETALALAAIISMLCLAPRVESMRRSTALKVGCFAILIASVLRYFFAASWYSLDALILVDVIAASAFGMIQPLLGIYPAETVDKHRAEAAFRVRRIVVTVGRVAGPLLAGIVITVYSLEISLLFVSILGLVIVVLGMALPVSAAPALQPRKSSTDLVNDMLLGLKLKCVLPPEQFLTFSGLLLSLAVTATVPMLVPALIHARGLAEGSVGLFNAVFAGGAVAGLFFLSPLISKKENQRNKYLGCWTLLTFALCAATQADEIWLLGTCLFFAGAASACITMVGMDKRLMSIPSGVRVRLMASTLVISQLGSSISFMMTGAIMSRSGATSLMWLYLGVFLIIVMYSMRSKKIWQFLDDDAESELYYAKNHPKLAAIMSP
- a CDS encoding cupin domain-containing protein — encoded protein: MSNDPCALAARMIRNFNDVPLQYERRDPLYESHGARLGTDTVAQKLGASMDIVAPGKRSCPYHFHYAQEEMFVILEGFGTLRVAGEMLPIRSGDVIFIPAGPEYPHQIINTSDAPLKYLSISTRETPEICQYPDSGKYQAMVTINGARAFTAVQRPGTTLDYWDDEP
- a CDS encoding helix-turn-helix domain-containing protein, translated to MKKCNPQDEIEAFACPVAFTVDVIGGKWKSLILFHLMSGTKRFNELRRLIPDITQRMLTLQLRELETDGVIHREIYREVPPKVEYSLTALGHSLAPLVSAMREWGAVHERTILELRRSAVCDDKLESLA
- the namA gene encoding NADPH dehydrogenase NamA encodes the protein MSLLLSPYEIKGLTLKNRVVMSPMCMHMAADDGFVTDWHRVHYGARALGQAALIFPETLAIQADGRIGAGDLGIWSDEHVVGLKALTELLHGFGAKAGAQIGHAGRNADLPGLIHIAPSAIPFTQTSPVPRELAADEIPALVKLYGDAARRASEAGFDVLEIHAAHGYLLSEFLSPLANTRDDEYGGDAERRYRFLREVLEEVKTHWGDRPLFVRISSSDYAEGGNTPESFLEYGRWMKAQGVDLIDCSSGGIKMVKVETYPGYQVPAAELLRKELHIATGAVGVIQSGRQAEEILQNGRADLVFVGRQMLRDPFWVRSAADDLEEIIEIPTAYTRYGSVWLDAKA
- a CDS encoding cupin domain-containing protein; the protein is MSKLRHQQSSVPVNLAHKASLIEQQWSPRVVAEMNDYQFKVVRIEGEFIWHSHPETDEAFLVLEGTLRIDLPDGCVYVNPDELYVVPRGVEHRTAAEGEAKLLMIEPRGILNTGHEDDERTALNDVWI
- a CDS encoding MFS transporter: MRINPPLVALAIGAFGIGVTEFAPMGMLPGIAADLGVSIPAAGLLVSAYALGVLLGAPLMTLTTGKIPRRYLLIGLMAIFTLGNLMSALATDYYSLMVARVVTSLNHGAFFGVGSVVAATLVAPEKRAGAVAAMFMGLTLATIGGVPLAAWFGELFGWRTAFWGITGLGVLTMAALWFALPNVRAPQSVGVMAEIRVLGRGPVLAALALTVVGSSAMFTVFTYIAPILSSETHASTAFITAMLMLYGVGLTLGNMWGGKAADRSIDRTLIVSLSVLILVLLAFTVLMRWPLPAAVAILIWGIASFALVPPLQMRVMEAAKDAPNLASAVNIGAFNFGNAIGAALGGAVISSGLGYPAISLAGAAMAGLGLLMVLGFAWRSRTIEAAVV
- a CDS encoding AraC family transcriptional regulator produces the protein MDQKNGQRANADWVIRSVQPGGIERIEAWFGSHGYDPHRHDTYSIGRTLAGVQSFHYAGSLRHGIPGNTLVLHPDELHDGMAGTDAGFRYRMAYVDPALIQTVLGGEPLPFIAGGLSSDPRLFHASEAFVQAVDHSLETLEEQDALYDLAMALRAVGGKPRGRKRVDYRAAERVRAFILEHLHTCISLEMLEHASGRERWSLSRDFRTLYGTSPYRFVTLRRLDRFRALVLQGFTLVDAALVAGFHDQSHMTRHFTRCYGVPPMRWLERLRAAR